Proteins found in one Rhinolophus ferrumequinum isolate MPI-CBG mRhiFer1 chromosome 9, mRhiFer1_v1.p, whole genome shotgun sequence genomic segment:
- the SOX4 gene encoding transcription factor SOX-4 has translation MVQQTNNAENTEALLAGESSDSGAGLELGIASSPTPGSTASTGGKADDPSWCKTPSGHIKRPMNAFMVWSQIERRKIMEQSPDMHNAEISKRLGKRWKLLKDSDKIPFIREAERLRLKHMADYPDYKYRPRKKVKSGNANASSSAAAASKPGEKGDKVGGSGGGGHGGGGGSGSSNAGGGGGGASGGGANSKPAQKKSCGSKVAGGGGSKPHAKLILAGGGGGGKAAAASSFAAEQAGAAALLPLGAAASDHHSLYKARTPGAAASAAASAPTALAAPGKPPAEKKVKRVYLFGGLGAAASPAGGVGAATDPSDPLGLYEEGGAGCPPDGPSLSGRSSAASSPAASRSPADHRGYASLRAASPAPSSAPSHASSSASSHSSSASSSAGSSASDDEFEDDLLDLNPSSNFESMSLGSFSSSSALDRDLDFTLEPGSGSHFEFPDYCTPEVSEMISGDWLESSISNLVFTY, from the coding sequence ATGGTGCAGCAAACCAACAACGCCGAGAACACGGAAGCGCTGCTGGCCGGCGAAAGCTCGGACTCGGGCGCCGGCCTCGAGCTGGGCATCGCCTCGTCCCCCACGCCCGGCTCCACCGCCTCCACGGGCGGCAAGGCCGACGACCCGAGTTGGTGCAAAACGCCGAGCGGGCACATCAAGCGGCCCATGAACGCCTTCATGGTGTGGTCGCAGATCGAGCGGCGCAAGATCATGGAGCAGTCGCCCGACATGCACAACGCCGAGATCTCCAAGCGGCTGGGCAAACGCTGGAAGCTGCTCAAAGACAGCGACAAGATCCCTTTCATTCGGGAGGCGGAGCGGCTGCGCCTCAAGCACATGGCTGACTACCCCGACTACAAGTACCGGCCCAGGAAGAAGGTGAAGTCCGGCAACGCCAACGCCAGCTCCTCGGCCGCGGCCGCCTCCAAGCCTGGAGAGAAGGGCGACAAGGTCGGTGGCAGCGGCGGGGGCGGCCAcgggggcggcggcggcagtGGGAGCAGCAACGCGGGGGGCGGAGGCGGCGGCGCGAGCGGCGGCGGCGCCAACTCTAAACCAGCGCAGAAAAAGAGCTGCGGCTCCAAGGTGGCAGGCGGCGGGGGCAGCAAGCCGCACGCCAAGCTCATCctggcgggcggcggcggcggcgggaaaGCGGCGGCCGCCTCCTCTTTCGCTGCTGAGCAGGCGGGGGCCGCCGCCCTGCTGCCCCTGGGCGCCGCGGCCTCCGACCACCACTCGCTGTACAAGGCGCGGACTCCGGGCGCCGCCGCCTCCGCGGCGGCCTCGGCCCCCACCGCGCTCGCGGCTCCGGGCAAGCCCCCGGCGGAGAAGAAGGTGAAACGCGTTTACCTGTTCGGCGGCCTGGGCGCGGCAGCGTCGCCCGCGGGCGGCGTGGGTGCGGCCACCGACCCCAGCGACCCCCTGGGCCTGTACGAAGAGGGGGGCGCGGGCTGCCCGCCCGACGGGCCGAGCCTGAGCGGCCGCAGCAGTGCCGCCTCGTCGCCGGCCGCCAGCCGCTCTCCCGCGGACCACCGCGGCTATGCCAGCCTGCGCGCCGCCTCGCCCGCGCCGTCCAGCGCGCCCTCGCACGCGTCCTCCTCGGCCTCGTCTCactcctcctccgcctcctcctccgcGGGCTCCTCGGCCTCCGACGACGAATTCGAGGACGACCTGCTCGACCTGAACCCCAGTTCAAACTTTGAGAGCATGTCCCTGGGCAGTTTCAGCTCGTCGTCGGCGCTGGACCGAGACCTGGACTTCACCCTGGAGCCGGGCTCGGGCTCGCACTTCGA